A region of Nitrosomonas stercoris DNA encodes the following proteins:
- a CDS encoding hypothetical protein (UPF0234 protein XC_3703): protein MPSFDIVSEVDKQEVRNAVDQLNKEISTRFDFKGSDARAEQTDYELYLFADDEFKLGQVTDILLARLTKRQIDIRCLDKGQIEKISGNKVKQKVTVKTGIESTLAKKIVKLIKDSKLKVQASIQGETVRVSGAKRDTLQEAIQLVKKSIKEYPLQFHNFRD, encoded by the coding sequence GTGCCTTCATTTGATATTGTTTCTGAAGTCGATAAACAGGAAGTTCGTAATGCAGTTGATCAACTGAATAAAGAAATCTCGACTCGCTTTGATTTTAAAGGCTCCGATGCGCGTGCCGAGCAAACTGATTACGAACTTTATTTATTTGCTGACGATGAATTCAAACTGGGTCAGGTAACAGATATTTTGCTAGCCAGATTAACCAAGCGACAAATTGATATACGTTGTCTGGATAAAGGGCAAATTGAAAAAATAAGTGGCAATAAGGTAAAACAAAAGGTGACTGTAAAAACTGGTATAGAAAGCACCCTGGCCAAGAAAATTGTCAAATTGATCAAAGACAGCAAACTGAAGGTTCAGGCAAGCATCCAAGGAGAAACGGTGCGAGTATCAGGTGCCAAACGCGACACCTTGCAGGAGGCGATCCAATTGGTAAAAAAATCCATCAAAGAATATCCATTGCAGTTCCATAATTTCCGGGATTGA